From Fusobacterium varium:
TGACAAAGAATGGTTTAGATGTAGAGATGATTGACAACTACAAAGAACATGTGGATATGCTGAATAAAAATGGTGCTCATATTATTGGAAGTGTTGATATGCTGATACCTGTGAAAGCAATCACTCCAGAGGAGATGAAAGGAATATATGATATAGTCTTTCTTTTTACAAAGCAAACAGCAAATGATGTGGTTTTAAAAAATCTTCTTCCTCATTTAAATGAGAAAAGTACAGTATGTACATTACAGAATGGAGTCCCAGAACATTTTGTAGCAGGGTATGTAGGAGAAAAAAGAACAGTAGGGGGAACCGTTCTGTGGGGAGCAACTTTTGTAGAGCCAGGAGTATCAGAGCTGACACAAGATATAACAAAAAATGATCATCTTTTTGAAATAGGGGAGATAGATGGTACTATAGGAGAAAGAATAAATAAGACAGCACAGGTATTGGGATATATGGGAAAGGCAAAAATTACTGACAGCTTAATGGCATCAAGATGGGGAAAACTAATAAACAATGCTTGTATGAGTGGAATGTCTGCTGCATGCGGAGCAACATTTGGTGAGATTTTGAAAAATGAAAAATCAAGGGCCTGTCTGAGTTATCTAGCAAGAGAAGTAAAAAAATGCTGTGAAGCAGAGGGGTATGAACTTCCAATTCTTTTAAATGAACAGGAACCTTATTCATGCGACATAAAAGATCAAGAAATGTTTAATATTAATCAAAAAATGTTTTTAGAAATGTATAAGGATATGCACACAGCTAAAGCTAGTATGCTGCAGGACCTAGAAAAAGGAAAGAAAACAGAGGTTCTTATGATAAATGGGTATGTAAGTTCAACAGGAGATAAACACAATATTAATACACCATTCAATGATACTGTTGTTGAGATAGTTAGTAAAATAGAAGATAAAATTCTTCCTCTTTCAATGGATAATTTAAAATATTTTAATGATGACCTATTCAACTATGAATATTACAAAGAAGAAAAATAGAATTAAAATTAGGAGGAAAGATGGATATATTATCTGTAATAGGTTTGATATTAGCAGTTGTAGTTTTAGTCATAGGAGCTTACAAAGGACTTGGAGCTCTTCCTTTGACACTTCTTGCTTCACTGGTTGTTATATTGTCAAGTAAAATTCCTATCTGGACTGGATTTTCTCAGTACTATATGAATGGATATACAAGTGCATATTTCAGTTATTTTTTACTATTCTGTAGTTCAGCACTATATGCAAAGCTGATGGATATTTCAGGATGTGCAACTTCTATCGGATATCAATTTATCGACTGGTTTGGAAAGAAAAGAGTGCTTTTAGTTTCAACTTTGATTATAAGTGTATTGACATATGGTGGTGTAAGCCTGTTTGTTGTTGTTTATGCAGTTGCACCTATTATGTTCTTATTATTTAAAGAGGCTAATCTTCCAAGGCATTTGACAATGGCATGCCTAATAACAGGATCAGCAACTTATACAATGACTTCTCTTCCAGGAACTACAGCTTTAACAAATGTTATCCCAACTCAATATTTGGGAACAACACTGACTGCTGCTCCTGTATTTGGGATTCTTGCTACTATAGCAATGTTTACAATGGCAATACTGTATATGGGATATGCAGAAAGACTGGCTAGAAAAAGAGGAGAAGTATGGAGTTATCCTGAAAATGCCGACCCTCTGCTTTATGAAATAAAAGACAGAAGCCAGCTTCCTTCAGTAACAATATCTTTTACACCACTTGTATCTCTTGTACTTATAATTATTATAGGAAGCAGATTTGTAGCAAACTCAACTATGCTGGCAGTACTAGGAATGCTCACAGGAGCATTACTTACATATGTTCTAAATATTCAGAGATTTAAAGATAAAAATATGAAAAATATTTTTACAACAGGTCTTGAAGGTGGAATAACAAGTATAGGTGGACTGGCAGGAGTTGTGGGGTTTGGAACAGTGGTTTCTAATTCAATAGCTTTTAAACATATAGTAAGCTGGGTACTGGGGCTGCAGTTAAATCCTTATGTTCAGGCAATTGTAGCTACAATGGTAGTATGTGCAGTTACAGGTTCTTCATCTGGTGGCTTGAAAATCATGTACGATTCATTAGGAAAAACTTTCCTATCATCAACTGCAAATCTTCCAGTTCTCCATAGGCTGTCATCAATTTCAGCTTCAGCATTAGATACACTTCCTCACTCACCAGGATTGTTTCTGATGTTTGCAGTATTGGGACTGAATCATAAAACTGCCTATAAGCATGTATTCGTATGCAGTATTGTGATTCCATCTATTGTAACAATAGTTTCTACAGTGATAATAGTAATATTCTTATAAAAATTAAGGAGGAGTAATTTATGTCAGATTTAAAAAATAAAAGAGTAATAACAGCAGCAATAACAGGATCATGGCCTACAAGGGAACAGAATCCTAATCTATCTATAACACCTGAGGAAATAGCAGCAGATGTATATGAATGCTGGAAAGCTGGAGCTGCAATAGCTCATATTCATGTAAGAAATGATGACGGAACTCCATCAACTGACTTTGAAAAATATAAAGAAACAATTGAAAGAATAAGAGCCTATAAGGACTGTGATATCTGTCTTAATATAACAAGTTCAGGAAGTGTAGGGTTCGGAGATGAGGAAAGAATATATCCTCTTCAAAAATTACTTCCAGAGATGGCTTCATATGATGCTGGAACTCTTAACTGGCAGCATCGTACAATTTTTGAAAACCACCCTCGTTTTTTAGAGAAATTAGGAAATGCTCTAATAGAAAGCAATATAAAACCAGAAATAGAAATTTTTGATGCAGGTATGATATATAATACAATTTATTATATGAAAAAAGGTGTGTTAAAAGCTCCTTGTCATTTTCAAATAGTCTTAGGATGTCCTGGAGGAATGACAAGTACAGTTGAAAATCTGGTATTTCTTAAAAATCTGATTCCAGAAGGTTCTACATGGGCAGCATGTGGAATAGGATCAGGTCATATGCCTATCATGATGGCTGCAATAGCAATGGGAGCACATATCCGTGTAGGTATGGAAGACAATGTAATGTGGCAGAAAGGAGTTCCTGCTGAATCAAATGCTCAGTTTGTAAAAAGAGCAAAAGAACTGTTGGAAATAAATGGATTGGAAGCAGCTACTCCTGATGAAGCTCGTCAGATATATGGACTTACTAGAAAAGTTTTTTAAGGGGATGTTTCTATGGAATTTGAAAGTTTAAAAATTGGAATGAAGGAAAGTATCACTAAAACAATTACAGAAACAGATATCATTTTGTATTCTGGTATTAGTCTGGATTGCAACCCTGTGCATTTGAATAAAATATATGCTGAAAATTCAAGATTTAAAAAAAGAATAGCACATGGTATGCTTACAGCAGGATTGATATCTGCTGTGTTGGGAACAAAACTTCCAGGGGAGGGAACAATTTATCTGGAGCAGAATCTGAAATTTAAACAGCCAGTCTATTTAGAGGATACAATTACTGCTACTTGTGAAATTATTGATATTATAGAGGAGCAAAGAAAAATAATTCTTTCAACAACTTGTATTAATCAAGATGGAAAAATCATTTTAACAGGTGAAGCAAAAGTCATGAAATAAATCTTTATATATTTGGATGATATAAATTTTAAACAGCCAAAACTCTAAATTTAATGAGTTGAGGCTGTTTAATTTATTTTCTTATAAGAATGCTTTACTCTCTATTATATCCTTTTTTCCATATTAAAAATTCTTATTTTTCCTCTATGAAAAAATATATTTTTATTTGATTTTTTAATAAATAAAAAATAATCATTCTTTTGATTTTTTTGTTTTTTATGATACACTATAAATAGTATATTCAATATACAGTATATAAAGAATAAAATATTTTAATAAAAAGGAGGTGTATTATTATTGAATCAATATTCTTGTTTTGTTATGGATGATGGCTATTCTAGTATAAATATTAAGGGTTATACGAAAAAAGTTGGGTTGCAGGTTGAAAAAAACAATAAAAATGAATATAAAATTTTAAATGAAGAGTTATTATTCACTGTTGTTAATCCTCACCTTATTCCAGAACATAAAGTAGAAGATAAAATCTTTTTAATGTATGATGAAGAACTTTGTACTATAAAATATACAGTTACACATGATGTTTCATCAGATAAAACTACTTTAGAGTTCTTTTTATAATTTATTTATTATTAAAAACCAATAACTTTATAAGTTTTTTACTTAAAAATAATAAAAAGTAAAACTTAAAACACTGTATTTATTCAGTGCTTTTTTATTTACTTTATATTATTTAAAATTTTCAACTTATCTTAACAAAATAATAAAAGGAGAAATTCATTAACTTGAATTCTCCTTTTATTATATATAAAGATTTAAAAATAGATTTTAATCTGAAACTATGTCTTTTATTTTTCTTCCTATTTTCATTTCTTTTCTCCATTGAGGAATTTCTTCATCTTTTCCCCAATATTCATCTAGTTTTTTTATTTTTCTATTTTCAAAATTAAAAAATGAAACTGCATGAAATGAAATTTTTTCTTTTTCCAGAGATACTTTTACAACTGATACAACCAAATTATTTATTTCTTCTATTCTCTCTATTTTAATTTTCCAATTTCCTGGATAAAATTCATTTATTTTTACAAATTCATCTGGTGTAAATGATTCATTTGTATCATGCCAATTTATTACTGCTCCTTCTGAAAAATATTTAATTAGTTCATTCCAATTTTGTTTATCCATCTCATTCCAAAATTCACCAATTATATTCTTCATAAAAAACAACCTCCTGATATCATATTATCATTCAATAATCAAAATTTTATATTAAAGTAAAATTCTCTAAAAATTTATTTTTTAAATTTAATATAAATTTTTATTTATAGAAAGATTTATTAGATTTATTATATAATTCTATTTCTGCAAAAATTTAATGTCCCTTGCTTTATTATATCATAAATTTATTAATAAAAAGAATTAAAAATACTAAGAAAAATTATGAAAAATGTGATATATTATATAGACTGATACACAATCAAAGGAGTTAAATAATGAAAATTTTAATAGATGCAGATGCTTGTCCAGTAGTAGATTTAACTATAGAAACAGGTAAAAAATTTGGTGTAAAAACCATTATATTTTGTGATGAAGCTCATAAAATAGATAAGTCTGGAGCTGAAACTGTCTATGTTTCTCAAGGAAATGATTCAGTAGATTTTGTTCTTTTGAAAAATACAGAACCAAATGATGTAATTGTCACTCAGGATTTTGGGTTAGCTTCAATGGTACTAGCTAAAAAAGCTGCTGCTCTCAATCAAAATGGATTGATTTATAATCAATTTAACATTGATCAACTGCTTTTTACGAGACATATATCAAAGAAAATAAGGAACAATGGGGGAAGAACAAAAGGTCCTAAAAAAAGAGAAAAAAGTGATGATGAGAATTTTGAAAAAAGTCTTACAACTCTTTTAAAAAAATCGGAGGGGATTAGATGACACATCAGGAAAAAGAATTCAGAGATGGAAATATATTATCTCTGCTCATTCGTTTTTCTATACCTGCAACTTTTGCTATACTTATAGGAATAATATACAATGTGACAGACAGATATTATATAGGTCAAGCTGTAGGAAGAAATGGAATTTCTGCTCTTGCTGTTACTTTTCCTATATTACTCGTCCTGAGTGCCACAGGAGTTCTCTTTAGTATAGGTGGATGTGCCCTTGCTGGTATAAAAATGGGAGAAGAGAAGATTGAAGACGCAAGAAAAGTTCTTGGTACATGCTTCTTTGCATTAATTACTATTGGAGCAGTATATACTATATTTGGCATGCTTTTTCTTGAAGAAATAGTTTATTTTATGGGAGCTACAGAGAACAGTTTTACCTATGCTGTTGAATATAATAAATATTTATTTCCTGTTACAATCTTTCAGCTTATTTATATAACTTATTGTTCTTTCGTCAGACTGGAGGGAAGACCAATGGAATCTATGATTATTAATCTTGCCAGTGCCATAGTCAATATAGTTTTGGACTACATACTTATTATGAGATATGGTATGGGAATGAAAGGAGCTGCCATAGCTACTGCTATTGCCAATGTTGTTCCTGGAATTATCCTCATATATCATTTTCTGAAAAGTGACATACTTACTTTAAAGCTAAAATATATAAGATATAATCATGAACTAATGAAAAAAGTTTTTTATATAGGCAACTCTGGTTTTCTTAATCAGTTTCTTAATGGAGCTTATGTCTATGTGCTGAATATACAGCTTTCAAAATATGGTGGAGATGTAGCACTTGCTGGTATGGGTATTCTTTCATTATTAAGAACCTGTATAAATACTGGTTATATGGGATTAAATCAAGGGCGGCAGCCTCTTTTATCTTACAATTGGGGAGCTAAAAACTATGAAAGAGTAAAAAAAATATTTTATTCTTCAATAACATTAACTGCAATAATTTCACTTTTTCTTTTATTTGTAGTAATAATTAATGCAAGTACAGTTGTTAATTTCTTTGTAAAAAATGATCTTGAACTTACAGACTATACTATAAGAGGTACATATATACATCTTGGACTTATGATAAGTACTGCAATCTACCTTTCATGTACAAATTATTTTCAGGCTGTAGGAAAAGGTATGATAACTACCAGATTCATCATATTAAGGCTAGCTGTTCTGTCCATTCCACTTACTTATATTCTCCCTATTTTCTGGGGAGCAGATGGAGTATTGATGAGTTTTCCTGTTGCAGATACTATCTGCTGCATAGGTGCAGCTTATGTCATGTGGAAAGAAATAAAGCTGCTTACTAGGAGAACTGAAAAGCAAAAACGGTATAGTTAATAAAAAATATTAAAAAAGAGGCTGATCTAGAGAATAATATTTCTCATATGATTCAACCTCTTTTTATATTATTTTAATTTTGCTCTTAATCTCTTATTTGCTAATCTTTCATATTATTAACCTTCTATTATTTCCCCATTTGTAGATATTGTTATAATATTCCAAGGTATCAGTTTACCACTTTGAAGTAATGCTTTCTTCACTGCATTTACTATTCCACCACAACATGGAACCTGCATACGCACTACAGTAAGTGATTTTATATCATTATTTTCAAGAATTGCAGTTAATTTATCTGCATAATCCCCTTCATCTAATTTAGGGCATCCTATCAAAGTTATTCTATTTTTCATAAATTTATTATGAAAATCTCCATAAGAATATGCTGTACAATCTGCTGCTATCAATAAGTTGGCATTATTAAAATATGGTGCATTTACTGGAACAAGCTTTATTTGTACAGGCCATTGATTTAATTGAGAGTCTATTTCTTTGCTTTCACAACATTCTGATTTTTCAGCTTTTCTCTCAATAGTTTTAGACTGCATTCCTGGACATCCAAAATGAACGGATGTAGGTAATTTATCTTTTTTAGCTGCCATATTAGCTTTCACTGCTGCTTCATCATATTCAGCTGCTTCTCTTTCTTCAAAACTGATTGCGTTTACTGGACATCCTGGAAGGCAATCTCCCAATCCATCACAATAGTCATCTCTCATAAGTTTAGCTTTACCATTCACCATTCCGATTGCACCTTCGTGACAAGCCGAAACACATATCCCACAGCCATTACATTTTTCTTCATCAATTTTTATTATTTTTCTTATCATTATATATGTCACCTCTCCATTTATTACATCTTTCTACAAATATATTACTAGATTAGAAAAATAAATTCGGTAACATATGGTACACTTAAAATATTTTTTGAACAAGGTACATATAAAATATAGTTCCTCCTAAAATACTTATTAAACTATTTCTCCTCCAAACATGAAGAAGTACAACTACTGTTACTGCAAGTATTTCAGGAATCCCATGAGGTGATTTAAGTATACTGGTATCTTTCAGACAAAATATAATAAGTATTCCAATCACTGCTGGAGGCAGAACTTTTCCCAAATACATCATATATTTTTCTACTGCTTTATTTTTTTTATTCAATACAAGAAAAGGAAAAGCTCTTAAAAAATATGAAGTAATACCCACTGCGGCTATTATAGAAACTGAATATAAAAATCCTGCCCTCATATTATTTCACTCCTCTTTTCTTTGCTGCTTCTATTTTTTTTTCTAATCTTGATTTAAATACAATCAAAAAAATTATTATAATAGCTATAGATGGAATCAGCATATTTTTTGACCCTAAGAAAATTAAACATACAAGTCCGCTCAATACCCCTAATATACTTGGTGTTCTTGTTGGAAAAGTAAGAAATTGATCTACAAATATAACTATAAATAAAGCTGTCATTGCAAAATCTATTCCCTTACTGTTAAAATGTACAGCTGATCCAAGCACTGCTCCCAATACTCCACCTAATATCCAATAAAAATGGCTCAGTCCTGCTATTGCCAGAAAAAGCTGCTTTCTGTTTACTCCTAATGGAGTTTTGACTGAGCACATAATAGCATATACTTCATCTGTAAGTGTATGTATCATATATGGTCTTACTTTTTTCATTTTTTTAAATAAGTCAGTAAAGGATATTCCATAAAGAGCATATCTTGCATTTACTATTAAAGTGGTAATAACTGCTTCTGCTATTCCTGCTCCTCCTGTTAAAAGATTTAAAAGCACAAACTGCATAGAACCTGAATAAACTCCCATTCCTATAAATAATGCCCAGATAAAATTATATCCATTTCTTTGACACAACAATCCAAATGCCATTCCTACAAAAATGTACCCGAAAAAAACCGGCATAGTTGCTTTAAATGCCGCTTTTAATGCTTTTTTCATATTTCCCCTCACTTTTTATATTATAATTTTGTCTGCCCTTTTTTAATTTATTATAAAAAAATTTTTTTTAGATATTCAGCCACTCCATCTTCATCATTTCTGCCAATTACTTTATTCTTAGGAAGAAGTTCTTTTAATCTTGGATTACAATTTCCCATAAGAAGCCCTTCACCCACTACCTCAAGCATCTCATAATCATTTAACCCATCACCAAAGGATATTACTTCTTCAGTATTTATTCCAAATTTTGGGAGAAGTATATCTTTTATTGCACTTCCCTTAGAAACTCCCTTGTTCATTATTTCCAGACATATCGGAAGAGAAAGAGTAAGATTTATTCTATCCCCAAATTTTTCATTTATTTCATTTTCAAGTTTTCTTATAAGTTTTTCATTTTCATTGATATAAAAAAACTTTATTACTTCACTATTTTTTAATTCTGAAAATTTCTTTACATTATAAGTAAATCCTGATTCTTTATGATACTCATGAGCTTCATCTAAAGGTCTTTCAGAAAACCAAAAGTCATCCTTATAGATACTTTTATGAATATCCTCATTTATATCAAGATCAAATATTTCATTACTTAATTCCTTAGGTATATCCCCTTTGAATATAATATCATTATTTTCATTGTGTATTCTCGCTCCATTTGAACTGATAAGATAAGAATTCAATCCTAGCATTTCTTTGAATTTTAAGGCATCCATATGATGTCTTCCAGTTGCAATAAAGAACTTTACTCCAAGGCTGGTTACATCTTTTATTACATCTCTTGTGTATCTAGAGATTGTATGCTCAGAATTCAGTAATGTTCCATCTAGGTCACATACAATTGCCTTATATTTCATTCATTCCTCCTGCTATTTCCTATTTTTTTAGTATAAGCCTTACTAATTATACCATTTCCCGAAAAAAAAACAAGTAAAAATATCAAATTTTTGTTCAATTATTTTTTTAAATTTTAATAAGAATTTTATTGACATGAAGTGTATTTTGTGATATTATAATCTTTGTCAACGAAAGTCGGAATATAGCGCAGTCCGGTAGCGCATCTGCCTTGGGAGCAGAGGGCCGCAAGTTCGAATCTTGCTATTCCGACCATTAATTGGGCTGTCGCCAAGCGGTAAGGCAACGGACTTTGACTCCGTCATGCGCTGGTTCGAATCCAGCCAGCCCAGCCATTTTAATGATAATTATCTCTTAAATAATAAGTTTAAGAGATTTTTTATATTTTGAATAATTTTACAATTTAATTATAATGAAGATAAATTAAAAAGATTTTTTAGTACAAGTCAAAATTCTTTTATAACATAATAATTAATTAAAAAATAGATGAAATATTTTTATATTTTAATCGATATAAAAAATGAGCAATCCATTTTTACAAAGCAATAAAAAATATTCTAAAAAAATTGAAATAAAGAATGTATTCGAACAAAAAATTTTTTTTCATATTATCTTCATTTAAATATTTTCATTCATACAAATAATTCCTTTATAATTTTTAAACCTATATATTTTCAGTTTACTTACAGATTATTTTATGCTAATATTATTTATATGACTTATTTATTTCAAGGAGGAAAAAATAATGAAAAAATATTTTCTAATAGTGATGACTCTTATGTTATTACTTTTATCTGGGTGTAGCTCTTTAGAAACAGCCATAAAAAAAAGAAACTTAGCAACTGAAACTAAACTTTCTGAAACAATATGGTTAAACCCAGAAAATATAATGGACAAAACAGTTTTTGTACAGGTAAAAAATACTTCAACAAGCAATTTGGATATGGAAAGTGAAATAAAAAATACTTTAATAGCAAAAGGGTATAAAATAGTATCTGCTCCTAAAAATGCTAACTACTGGCTTCAAGTAAATATTTTACAATTAGGCAAAATGGACTTGAAGGAATCACAAGCAGCTTTAAGTGGGGTAGCTGGTGCTGGAATAGGTGCTGCTATTGGAGGATACAATACTGGTTCAGTTAATACAGCTATTGGATGGGGACTTGTTGGTGGAGCAATCGGAGTTCTTTCAGATGCACTTGTTGAAGATAGCTACTACACAATGATAACTGATATCTTAGTCAGTGAAAAAACTAATACTAAAGTCAGCAAGCTTTCTATAAATGCAACTACTCAAGGTACTCAGGGTAGAAATATATATGCTACTGAAGATAATGGAGATATGAATAAATATCAAACAAGAGTTGTAAGTACTGCTAATAAAATGAATCTTGAATTACCAGAAGCTGAACCTCAATTAAAAGGAGAACTTATAAAAACTATTAGTAATATATTCTAATAATTTAAGAGGATGAGAAAATATATCATCCTCTTTTTTATTTTTTATTCTAATTCATGTAATATTGTTTTATCAATAAAAAATTCTAAAATATACTTTACTCTTTTCTTATTTTCTGTATTTTTATATTTTCACTCTATTCATACAAACTTGCTTCATCAACTAAAAAACTCTAAATTTATATTTCCATTTGTCTTTTATCTTTATTTAATTTTATATTTTCATTTTTAAACATAAATTTATTTTATCAAAATATAAAAATTTATAATTTTATTTTATCATAACTTTATGATAAGATTAATTGAAAATAATGAAACTATATATGGAGGTAATGATGAAAAAAGTAATTCACAAATTTAGAGATATGCCTGTGGCTCTCACTGGACTCGCACTTGGTATATCAGGTATATCAGGAGCTCTTGGTACATTTTTAGGAGATATTCCAATTTATATAGGAGATCTTATATCATTTTTTCTGATAACAATAATTTTTATTAAAGACTGTCTTCATTTTGACCAATTGAAAAATGAATTAAAACATCCTACATTAGGAAGTTTTATTCCTACCATGGATATGACCCTAATGGCATTAGCAGGATTTATTGCAAATTATTACTTAACTCTTGGAAGAATTTTATGGTTAGCAGCAATAGGAGTTCATATTATATTCTGCTTTATCTTTTTTTACCACAGAGCAAGAAATTTTGACTTAAATCATGTTATACCCAGCTGGTTTATTCCGCCAGTTGGAATAGTAGTGGCTTGTGTATCTGGAGCCAGTATGAATTTTCCTAATCTTACTCATATTATATTTTATATAGGATTTATTTTATATCTAATTATGCTTCCTATTATGATGTACAGAATAATTTTTATTGAACCTATAGACGATGGAAGACTTCCAACTTTTGCAATAATGGCAGCTCCGCCTAGTTTATGTCTTGCTGGATATCTAACCGCATTCAGTAATCCTTCTGAAATTATAATATATATACTTCTCCCACTTGCCATATTTATGACAGTTCTTGTATATGTATCTTTTTTCAGAATATTAAGGATTACTTTCAATCCAAGTTATGCTTCATTTACATTTCCTTTAGCAATAGGAGCAACTGCTGTATTAAAATATTCAAATTATCTTTATGCTTTAAACAGTAAAAATTATACTCTGTGGTATAATATTGGATTATTTTTATCTTTAACTGCTGCTGTCATAATTACTGTTATATTTCTTAAAATGATTCACTATGTCAGAAAATTTATAATATATGCTGCATAAATTATTAACAATATAGCATCTTGGAATTAATTTTCCAAGATTTTTTATTTATATATTTTATTATTTTAAAGAGAGTCAATGTTGTATTCTTCTTGTATATATAGTATAATTTATACGAAGAATTTAAATTACTTATGAGGTGAATATCGTGGATCAAAGAATTGAAAAATTAGCTAAAAATCTTATCAGCCATTCTTGCAGAATAGAAAAGGGTGAAAAAGTTTTAATAGAATCTTTTGGAGAAGCTTCTAAAAGTTTGGTAAAAGCTTTAATAAAAGAGGCATATGCAGCTGGAGGATATCCATTTGTAACAAACAAAGATCAAACTTTATTAAGAGAATTATTAAAAGGGTGCAGTATAGAACAAATAGAAATGATGGCCAAATATGAACTTGAAAGAATGAAGGATATGGATGCCTATATCGCTATCAGAGGAACTGATAATTCTACTGAGCTGTCAGATGTAGCTGCTGATAAAATGAAAATATATTCTGAATATTTTACTAATCCTGTACATTTAAAAGAAAGAGTAAACAATACTAAATGGGTAGTTCTCAGATACCCAAATAATTCTATGGCTCAGCTTGCTGGTACATCACTTGAAGCATTTGAAGATTTTTACTTTGATGTATGCTGTCTAGATTACTCTAAAATGGAAAAAGCTATGGAATCCTTATCAGTTCTTTTAAGTAAAACTGACAAGGTAAGAATAAAAGGAAATGGTACTGACATATCTTTTTCT
This genomic window contains:
- a CDS encoding aminopeptidase, with the protein product MDQRIEKLAKNLISHSCRIEKGEKVLIESFGEASKSLVKALIKEAYAAGGYPFVTNKDQTLLRELLKGCSIEQIEMMAKYELERMKDMDAYIAIRGTDNSTELSDVAADKMKIYSEYFTNPVHLKERVNNTKWVVLRYPNNSMAQLAGTSLEAFEDFYFDVCCLDYSKMEKAMESLSVLLSKTDKVRIKGNGTDISFSIKNIPNVKCYGLRNIPDGEVYTAPVKDSVNGIISYNTPSNYQGFTFENVTFEFKNGKIIKATSNDNEKINQILDTDEGARYIGEFAIGVNPYVLKPMKDTLFDEKIAGSIHFTPGQAYKAADNGNKSSIHWDLVLIQREEWGGGEIWFDDVLIRKDGIFVIDELKVLNPENLK